One part of the Sneathia vaginalis genome encodes these proteins:
- the pta gene encoding phosphate acetyltransferase, translating into MSRNLIEEIKEEVQSNKKCIVLPETEDERVIRAAAKILKQGFANLILIGSKDKVESDAKKYGVDIAGVKIIDQTNFDKIDDFANEYAKLRAKKGMTFEQAKTIMTTDPRFFGAMLVRMKMADGMVAGSLSPTASVLRAAIQVIGPKKGLKTVSSSFVMLLKDNTYGENGTMVFSDCGVIPEPTAEQIADITISAVEKARLVARIKEPKVALLTYSTKGSAEGETVTKMREAKKILDEKNVDFAYDGELQFDAAVVPKVAQLKAKGSTVAGSANVFIFPNLSAGNIGYKLVQRLAGATALGPLIQGLASPVHDLSRGCSDDDIVSIVAIACCEAK; encoded by the coding sequence ATGTCTAGAAATTTAATTGAAGAAATAAAGGAAGAAGTGCAATCTAACAAAAAGTGTATAGTGCTTCCTGAAACTGAAGATGAAAGAGTTATTAGAGCTGCGGCTAAAATTCTTAAACAAGGTTTTGCTAATCTTATCCTTATAGGTTCTAAAGATAAGGTTGAAAGCGATGCAAAAAAATACGGTGTTGATATAGCTGGTGTTAAAATAATAGACCAAACTAATTTTGACAAAATAGATGATTTTGCTAATGAATACGCAAAATTAAGAGCAAAAAAAGGTATGACTTTTGAACAAGCTAAGACTATCATGACTACTGACCCTAGATTCTTTGGAGCTATGTTGGTTAGAATGAAAATGGCTGATGGTATGGTAGCAGGTTCATTATCTCCTACTGCTAGTGTTTTAAGAGCAGCTATACAAGTAATAGGTCCTAAAAAAGGATTAAAAACAGTATCAAGTTCTTTCGTTATGCTTTTAAAGGATAATACTTATGGTGAAAATGGTACTATGGTATTCTCTGACTGTGGTGTTATACCAGAACCAACAGCAGAACAAATAGCTGATATTACTATCTCAGCTGTAGAAAAAGCAAGATTAGTTGCAAGAATTAAAGAACCTAAGGTTGCCCTACTTACTTACTCAACTAAGGGTAGTGCAGAAGGTGAAACAGTAACTAAGATGAGAGAAGCTAAAAAGATACTTGATGAAAAGAATGTAGATTTTGCCTATGATGGTGAATTACAATTTGATGCTGCTGTAGTTCCTAAGGTTGCTCAATTAAAAGCTAAAGGTTCTACTGTTGCAGGTAGTGCAAATGTATTCATTTTCCCTAATTTATCAGCTGGAAACATTGGTTACAAACTAGTACAAAGATTAGCAGGTGCTACTGCATTAGGTCCACTTATCCAAGGTCTTGCAAGTCCAGTTCATGATTTATCAAGAGGATGTAGTGATGATGATATAGTAAGTATAGTAGCAATTGCATGTTGTGAAGCAAAATAA
- the ftsY gene encoding signal recognition particle-docking protein FtsY yields the protein MSLLKPKKGFFTKLKEFFVGQSITDELYEELEELLIQSDMGIKTTSSIIEELMKNNFSTTDEVYAKLEEILIGKINKFSDNSLRLDKSKKNVILLVGVNGVGKTTSVGKIANIIKNSGYTLVIGAADTFRAAAIEQLEEWGKRVSVKVISQKKGTDPAAVVFDTLNYLNSENIQVSIIDTAGRLHNKKDLMDELGKIKKIITNKIDSANIETLLVIDATTGQNGLEQAKIFNEITSITGVILTKYDGTAKGGIIFPIIEELQKPVKFLGVGEGINDLKVFDPKSFVKEIFNK from the coding sequence ATGTCATTACTTAAACCTAAAAAAGGATTTTTCACAAAATTAAAAGAATTTTTTGTAGGTCAAAGCATAACAGATGAACTATACGAAGAATTAGAAGAACTTTTAATCCAATCTGATATGGGTATAAAGACTACCAGCAGTATAATAGAAGAGTTAATGAAGAATAATTTTTCTACTACTGATGAAGTCTATGCTAAGCTAGAAGAAATATTAATAGGTAAGATAAATAAGTTTAGTGATAACTCACTAAGATTAGATAAGTCTAAAAAGAATGTAATACTACTTGTAGGTGTTAATGGAGTTGGTAAGACTACATCTGTTGGTAAAATAGCTAATATTATTAAAAACAGTGGCTATACATTAGTAATAGGTGCAGCTGATACTTTCCGTGCTGCAGCTATTGAACAACTAGAAGAATGGGGTAAGAGAGTTTCAGTTAAAGTAATATCACAAAAAAAAGGAACTGATCCTGCTGCTGTTGTTTTTGATACATTAAACTATTTAAACAGCGAAAACATACAGGTTAGTATAATAGATACTGCTGGAAGATTACATAACAAAAAAGATTTAATGGATGAATTGGGTAAAATTAAAAAGATAATAACCAATAAAATTGATTCTGCAAATATTGAAACTTTGCTTGTAATAGATGCTACAACTGGTCAAAATGGTTTAGAACAAGCTAAAATATTTAATGAAATAACCTCTATTACTGGTGTAATACTTACAAAATATGATGGAACAGCTAAGGGAGGTATAATATTCCCAATAATAGAAGAATTACAAAAACCTGTAAAATTCTTAGGTGTTGGTGAAGGTATCAATGACTTAAAAGTCTTTGATCCAAAAAGTTTTGTAAAAGAAATTTTTAATAAATAA